One Sphingopyxis macrogoltabida genomic region harbors:
- a CDS encoding DUF2460 domain-containing protein encodes MGWALVAAEPHHRKGWLKRFDPRFWTVDFARPMMASVTSDAPRALRVETVFYRKQDLAGLIWEAEDRWNHPLLAYETKRDFRHTQLKFRWRSGGIKPLDALHGPTLTIEGRDAAGSPRAWYVRLWNYATGTAEDALVSLDFDDLDGGFLLPAEADPVWAGDIDRMFISLVPPDYDASDGVLAAPVEGWAEMSEIACAGSGSVLAIGDVVMPEHALGIAGGYDDSYNLTPARVVRQIVGLGYRGDVVHYVGMSHYMRLEAASGGFYASLAGGVLNGPCAAWHAGYASACKAAGLGLIWSLSYEYFDAYCREDWKQRTADGSPALTGWEPPSTLLSPANAAAMGYLQLVARAFVAIGAAAELPLKFQVGEPWWWTASEGRLCAYDAATTAALGSASVAIPDVRGALDAGQFAMLDALGVLLAASTGALVAAARDEAGAAGLVSHLLVFLPTVLDGEAPEVRRANVPTDWAAPAFDVLQLEDYDWVTAGRGGETAGARAVMVARLGYPIEEQHYFSGFVLLPEQRAQWGPIADAADAARRAGVAQTFVWALPQVARDGFVTFDGQGDGEGEVQAFDAVDFPLAIGREALVVTEFSTQIVSSPSGHEQRASEWAEARMRYDAGPGVRSEADVRTLTDFFRARRGAARAFRFRDPFDGSSAANGGMPTAIDQWLGTGDGSRRQFALVKYYGSDDAVQTRAIRLPVAGSVRVSVDGIETAAFAVTGSGEVLLDAAPADGVAVRAGFLFDVPVRFAEDRLEVSRATFLAGEIANVPLVEVRAPW; translated from the coding sequence ATGGGCTGGGCGCTGGTGGCGGCCGAGCCGCATCACAGGAAGGGCTGGCTCAAGCGCTTCGACCCGCGCTTTTGGACGGTCGATTTCGCGCGGCCGATGATGGCGAGCGTGACGAGCGATGCGCCGCGGGCGCTGCGCGTCGAGACGGTGTTTTATCGCAAGCAGGATCTGGCCGGGCTGATCTGGGAGGCCGAGGACCGCTGGAACCATCCGCTGCTTGCCTATGAGACGAAGCGCGACTTCCGGCACACGCAGTTGAAGTTTCGTTGGCGGTCGGGCGGGATCAAGCCGCTCGACGCGCTGCACGGGCCGACGCTGACCATCGAGGGGCGCGACGCGGCGGGGAGCCCGCGCGCCTGGTATGTGCGGCTGTGGAACTATGCGACGGGGACAGCCGAGGATGCGCTGGTCAGCCTCGATTTCGACGATCTCGACGGCGGGTTCCTGTTACCGGCCGAGGCGGACCCGGTGTGGGCGGGCGACATCGACCGGATGTTCATCTCGCTGGTGCCGCCGGATTACGACGCGAGCGACGGCGTGCTCGCGGCGCCGGTCGAGGGCTGGGCCGAGATGAGCGAGATCGCCTGTGCGGGGTCGGGATCGGTGCTGGCGATCGGCGATGTCGTGATGCCCGAACACGCCCTCGGCATCGCGGGCGGCTATGACGACAGCTATAACCTGACCCCGGCGCGGGTGGTGCGGCAGATCGTCGGGCTCGGCTATCGCGGCGACGTCGTCCATTATGTCGGGATGAGCCATTATATGCGGCTCGAGGCGGCGAGCGGCGGTTTTTACGCAAGCCTGGCGGGCGGGGTGCTCAACGGACCGTGCGCGGCGTGGCACGCGGGTTATGCGAGCGCATGCAAGGCGGCGGGGCTGGGGCTCATCTGGTCGCTGTCGTACGAATATTTCGATGCCTATTGCCGGGAGGACTGGAAGCAGCGGACGGCCGACGGATCGCCGGCGCTGACCGGCTGGGAGCCGCCGTCGACCTTGCTGTCGCCCGCCAATGCCGCCGCGATGGGCTATCTGCAACTCGTCGCACGGGCGTTCGTTGCGATCGGCGCGGCGGCGGAGTTGCCGCTGAAATTCCAGGTCGGCGAACCCTGGTGGTGGACCGCGAGCGAAGGGCGGCTTTGCGCCTATGACGCCGCGACGACGGCAGCGCTGGGCAGCGCGAGCGTCGCGATCCCCGATGTGCGCGGAGCCCTCGATGCGGGGCAATTCGCGATGCTCGACGCGCTGGGCGTTCTGCTGGCGGCGTCGACCGGCGCGCTCGTTGCGGCGGCGCGCGACGAGGCGGGCGCGGCGGGGCTGGTGAGCCATTTGCTCGTCTTCCTGCCGACGGTGCTCGATGGCGAGGCGCCCGAGGTGCGACGCGCCAATGTGCCGACGGACTGGGCGGCGCCGGCGTTCGATGTGCTGCAGCTCGAGGATTATGACTGGGTCACCGCCGGGCGCGGGGGCGAGACGGCAGGCGCGCGCGCGGTGATGGTCGCGCGACTCGGCTATCCGATTGAGGAACAGCATTATTTTTCAGGCTTTGTCCTGCTGCCCGAGCAGCGGGCGCAGTGGGGACCGATTGCGGACGCCGCCGATGCGGCGCGGCGTGCCGGGGTGGCGCAGACCTTCGTCTGGGCGCTGCCGCAGGTGGCGCGCGACGGTTTCGTGACATTCGACGGACAAGGCGACGGGGAGGGCGAGGTGCAGGCTTTTGATGCGGTGGATTTCCCGCTGGCGATCGGGCGCGAGGCGCTGGTGGTGACCGAATTTTCGACGCAGATCGTGAGTTCGCCGTCGGGGCACGAGCAGCGTGCGAGCGAATGGGCCGAGGCGCGGATGCGCTACGACGCAGGGCCGGGGGTGCGCTCGGAAGCCGATGTGCGGACCCTGACCGATTTCTTCCGCGCCCGGCGCGGCGCGGCGCGCGCGTTCCGCTTTCGCGACCCGTTCGATGGCAGCTCGGCGGCGAACGGCGGCATGCCGACGGCGATCGACCAGTGGCTGGGGACCGGCGACGGCAGCCGGCGGCAGTTCGCGCTGGTCAAATATTATGGCAGCGACGATGCGGTACAGACGCGCGCGATCCGCCTGCCGGTCGCGGGGAGCGTGCGGGTGTCGGTCGACGGGATCGAGACCGCGGCCTTTGCCGTGACCGGCAGCGGCGAAGTGCTGCTCGATGCCGCACCGGCGGACGGCGTTGCGGTGCGTGCGGGTTTCCTGTTCGACGTGCCGGTGCGCTTTGCCGAGGACCGGCTGGAGGTGAGCCGCGCGACGTTCCTTGCGGGCGAGATCGCGAATGTGCCGCTGGTCGAGGTGCGGGCGCCATGGTGA
- the gp17 gene encoding tail completion protein gp17 has product MSGAEQAVRARALDLLSADAELAGLVHGIFDGTPPRASAPYVSVAAAEGSDWGTKDRAGREVRLTLLLAGAGSALDDRAAGRIEAVVASLRGAAGDWAVVGARAIRTRFSFARDGGWRHEVVVRCRCLAA; this is encoded by the coding sequence ATGAGCGGCGCCGAGCAGGCGGTTCGGGCGCGGGCGCTGGACTTGCTGTCCGCCGACGCGGAACTCGCGGGATTGGTGCACGGCATCTTCGACGGGACACCGCCGCGCGCGAGCGCGCCCTATGTGTCGGTCGCAGCGGCCGAGGGGAGCGACTGGGGCACCAAGGATCGCGCCGGGCGCGAGGTGCGGCTGACGCTGCTGCTCGCCGGTGCGGGCAGCGCGCTCGACGATCGCGCGGCAGGGCGGATCGAGGCGGTCGTCGCATCGTTGCGCGGGGCGGCCGGCGATTGGGCCGTCGTCGGCGCGCGCGCGATCCGGACGCGCTTCAGCTTTGCCCGCGACGGCGGCTGGCGGCACGAAGTGGTGGTGCGTTGCCGCTGCCTCGCGGCGTGA
- a CDS encoding gene transfer agent family protein has translation MSQGANPLRGEAELRVGDTVHVLRPSFAALVAAEDELGPLFALVERAADGKLALAELASLFWHCVRDRPEALTRERVGEAVVAQGLAAVTPALRVLLGQILQGR, from the coding sequence ATGTCGCAAGGGGCGAACCCGTTGCGCGGCGAGGCCGAACTGCGGGTCGGCGACACGGTGCATGTGCTGCGCCCGAGCTTTGCCGCGCTGGTGGCGGCCGAAGACGAGCTCGGACCGCTGTTCGCGCTGGTCGAGCGGGCCGCCGACGGCAAGCTCGCATTGGCTGAGCTGGCGTCGCTGTTCTGGCATTGCGTGCGCGACCGGCCCGAGGCGCTGACGCGCGAGCGGGTCGGCGAGGCGGTCGTCGCGCAGGGGCTGGCGGCGGTGACCCCGGCGCTGCGCGTGCTGCTGGGGCAGATATTGCAGGGGCGGTGA
- a CDS encoding HK97 family phage prohead protease: MSSGAEQALPPAPSRKREGEIRFAGYASVFDRVDRGGDIVRAGAFAASLREGRPVPLLWQHRPGAVVGTIETLAEDARGLRVVARVTHPTAAKLVERGALTGLSFGYRVRAARGEGPRELLALDLAEVSLVAAPMQPLARVIAVEGGSILPAPKAWGGGSPKG, from the coding sequence GTGAGTTCGGGAGCGGAACAGGCCCTCCCCCCGGCCCCCTCCCGCAAGCGGGAGGGGGAGATACGGTTCGCGGGCTATGCGTCGGTGTTCGACCGCGTCGATCGCGGCGGAGACATTGTGCGCGCCGGGGCCTTTGCGGCGAGTTTGCGCGAGGGGCGCCCGGTGCCGCTGCTCTGGCAGCACCGGCCGGGGGCGGTGGTCGGCACGATCGAGACGTTGGCGGAGGATGCGCGGGGCTTACGCGTCGTGGCGCGGGTGACGCATCCGACGGCGGCGAAGCTCGTCGAACGCGGTGCGTTGACCGGGCTCAGCTTTGGCTATCGGGTGCGCGCGGCGCGCGGGGAGGGCCCGCGCGAGCTGCTGGCGCTCGACCTTGCGGAGGTGAGCCTGGTGGCGGCGCCGATGCAGCCGCTGGCGCGAGTGATTGCGGTGGAGGGCGGATCGATCCTCCCTGCGCCGAAGGCGTGGGGAGGTGGCAGCCCGAAGGGCTGA
- a CDS encoding phage tail assembly chaperone, translating into MQDEWLGSAALALAGVMARVGGWRPDEFWAATPADVRAVLAGWADEDAVPGLGRAALAAMMEAFPDG; encoded by the coding sequence GTGCAGGACGAATGGCTGGGCTCCGCCGCGCTGGCGCTCGCGGGGGTGATGGCGCGGGTCGGCGGCTGGCGGCCGGACGAGTTCTGGGCGGCGACGCCCGCCGATGTCCGCGCGGTGCTGGCGGGGTGGGCCGACGAGGATGCGGTACCGGGGCTGGGCCGTGCCGCGCTGGCGGCGATGATGGAGGCATTTCCCGATGGATGA
- a CDS encoding phage tail protein, whose amino-acid sequence MATLVLTVVGGLVGGPVGAAIGATIGQQVDAAIFKPKGREGPRLADLKVQASTYGQQIPQLFGTMRVAGSVIWATDLIERRTKSGGGKGRPSVTEYSYSVSLAVALSSRPIRAIRRIWADGNLLRGSSGTFKERCTFRWYSGSEDQAADPLIASAVGMASASAFRGTAYAVFAELELASFGNRIPSLTFEVEADAGPIDAGMVGDILLGEAGLCSGGWAFAGYAASGDRARDALAPLFEADAMRLVSDPGGWHLAPAGIGAAPVALAGFRETRRAETPGDRVEQNRAALSSLPGTIRLRHYEPERDYQLGQQASAVAGGGVREERIDLPAVLAAGSARALAQQLAAAATDGRETVVWQADLGALALPVGGVVTLIDESGWRVASRSVRSNEVRIELRRYQPLTGGSVAADPGAPVVQPDWADATGTVHVFDLPSLSIAAAQAPRLVVAGAGSNDGGAAPTAGSCRYPGPSRCPPARCVRRRRSARSPNRWPREAQSCSILRTPSSSRWPMRR is encoded by the coding sequence ATGGCGACTTTGGTGCTGACCGTGGTCGGCGGACTCGTTGGCGGGCCGGTGGGGGCGGCGATCGGCGCGACGATCGGCCAGCAGGTCGATGCCGCGATCTTCAAACCGAAGGGGCGCGAAGGCCCGCGGCTGGCCGACCTCAAGGTGCAAGCGTCGACCTATGGCCAGCAAATCCCGCAACTGTTCGGGACGATGCGCGTCGCGGGCAGCGTGATCTGGGCGACCGACCTGATCGAGCGGCGGACGAAGAGCGGCGGCGGCAAGGGGCGGCCGTCGGTGACCGAATATAGCTATTCGGTCTCGCTCGCGGTGGCGCTGTCGTCGCGGCCGATCCGCGCGATCCGGCGGATCTGGGCCGACGGCAATCTGCTGCGCGGATCGAGCGGGACGTTCAAGGAACGCTGCACCTTTCGCTGGTATTCTGGAAGCGAGGATCAGGCGGCCGACCCGCTGATCGCGTCGGCGGTGGGAATGGCGTCGGCGAGCGCGTTTCGCGGCACCGCCTATGCGGTGTTCGCGGAACTGGAACTGGCGAGCTTCGGCAATCGCATCCCGTCGCTGACCTTTGAGGTCGAGGCCGATGCCGGGCCGATCGACGCGGGTATGGTCGGCGACATCCTACTCGGCGAGGCGGGGCTTTGCAGCGGTGGCTGGGCGTTCGCGGGCTATGCTGCGTCGGGTGACCGGGCGCGCGATGCGCTGGCGCCGCTGTTCGAAGCCGACGCCATGCGGCTGGTAAGCGATCCGGGCGGATGGCATCTCGCCCCCGCAGGCATCGGCGCAGCCCCGGTCGCGCTCGCCGGTTTCCGCGAAACGCGGCGCGCCGAGACGCCGGGCGACCGGGTCGAGCAAAACCGCGCGGCGCTGTCGTCGCTGCCCGGCACGATACGGCTGCGCCATTACGAGCCCGAGCGCGACTACCAGCTCGGCCAGCAGGCGAGCGCGGTTGCCGGCGGCGGGGTTCGCGAGGAGCGGATCGATCTGCCCGCCGTGCTCGCCGCCGGATCGGCGCGCGCGCTTGCGCAGCAGCTTGCGGCGGCGGCGACCGATGGCCGCGAAACGGTCGTCTGGCAGGCCGACCTTGGCGCGCTGGCGCTGCCGGTCGGCGGCGTCGTCACCCTGATCGATGAAAGCGGCTGGCGCGTGGCGAGCCGGTCGGTGCGTTCGAACGAGGTGCGAATAGAGCTCCGGCGATACCAGCCGCTGACCGGCGGTTCCGTGGCGGCCGATCCGGGTGCGCCGGTGGTCCAGCCCGACTGGGCCGATGCGACCGGCACCGTGCATGTGTTCGACTTGCCCAGCCTTAGCATAGCTGCCGCGCAGGCGCCGCGGCTTGTGGTCGCGGGAGCGGGCAGCAACGACGGCGGCGCGGCGCCGACTGCTGGGTCGTGCCGATACCCGGGGCCGAGCCGGTGCCCGCCGGCGCGCTGCGTCCGGCGGCGGCGCTCGGCGCGCTCGCCGAACCGCTGGCCGCGGGAAGCGCAGAGTTGTTCGATCTTGCGAACGCCATCTTCGTCACGCTGGCCAATGCGGCGATGA
- a CDS encoding DUF2163 domain-containing protein — protein MVIAAAPDWLRAELVTLAWCWRLARRDGVVIGLTSHDRDLVIDGIVYRAAPGMKPSAIESSDSLDATTMDLEGAIASEAIAARDLDAGRWDGAALVLFVTDWTAPDAAPITVARGSLGAIERRGAAFGAELQGVTRMLDRPVCPATSPSCRANLGDRACRVDLAPLTHRQRVIAVAGRTVTLDSAVAGVMAFGELLWLEGANCGLASPVIGAEGAVLHLAEAPPLAVALPARVRLTEGCDKQLSTCRTRFANSVNFRGEAHLPGNDLLTRYPGG, from the coding sequence ATGGTGATCGCGGCGGCGCCCGACTGGCTGCGCGCAGAGCTGGTGACGCTGGCGTGGTGCTGGCGGCTGGCGCGCCGCGACGGGGTGGTGATCGGGCTGACCTCGCACGACCGCGACCTGGTGATCGACGGGATCGTCTATCGCGCGGCGCCGGGGATGAAGCCGTCGGCGATCGAGTCGAGCGACAGCCTCGATGCCACGACGATGGATCTCGAAGGCGCCATCGCGAGCGAGGCGATCGCGGCGCGCGATCTCGATGCGGGGCGCTGGGACGGCGCCGCGCTCGTGCTGTTCGTGACCGACTGGACTGCGCCCGATGCGGCGCCGATCACGGTTGCGCGGGGATCGCTGGGCGCGATCGAGCGGCGCGGCGCGGCCTTTGGCGCCGAATTGCAAGGCGTGACGCGGATGCTCGACCGGCCGGTGTGCCCGGCAACCTCGCCGAGTTGCCGCGCGAACCTGGGCGACCGGGCGTGCCGCGTCGATCTGGCGCCGCTGACGCACAGGCAGAGAGTGATCGCGGTCGCGGGGCGGACGGTAACGCTCGACAGCGCGGTGGCGGGCGTGATGGCGTTCGGCGAATTGCTGTGGCTCGAGGGGGCGAATTGCGGACTGGCGAGCCCGGTGATCGGTGCCGAGGGCGCGGTGCTGCATCTCGCCGAGGCGCCGCCTTTGGCCGTGGCGCTCCCGGCCCGGGTGCGGCTGACCGAAGGGTGCGACAAGCAGCTTTCGACGTGCCGGACCCGCTTTGCCAATTCGGTTAATTTTCGCGGCGAAGCGCACCTTCCCGGTAATGACCTGCTGACGCGATATCCCGGTGGATGA
- a CDS encoding phage major tail protein, TP901-1 family, producing MAIENGSAFLLKIGDGGVPPAYGTVAGLRTTQLSVNGEAVNVTTKDSGGWRELLAGAGVRSVSVSAAGIFTGSAAEVRLRGHALSGAIDDYELSFESGERMQGRFLVTRLDYAGDYNGERNYTLSLESSGPVVSL from the coding sequence ATGGCAATTGAAAATGGGAGCGCTTTTCTGCTCAAGATCGGCGATGGCGGGGTGCCGCCCGCCTATGGCACCGTCGCGGGTCTGCGCACGACGCAGCTTTCGGTGAACGGCGAGGCGGTGAACGTCACGACCAAGGATTCAGGCGGCTGGCGCGAGCTGCTGGCGGGCGCCGGGGTGCGATCGGTTTCGGTGAGCGCGGCGGGAATCTTTACCGGGTCGGCGGCCGAGGTACGGCTGCGCGGCCATGCGCTGTCGGGCGCAATCGACGATTATGAGCTGAGCTTTGAAAGCGGCGAACGGATGCAGGGCCGCTTTCTCGTCACGCGGCTCGACTATGCCGGCGATTACAACGGCGAGCGCAATTATACGCTGAGCCTGGAATCGAGCGGGCCGGTGGTGAGCCTGTGA
- a CDS encoding DUF2793 domain-containing protein, whose translation MPATPRFSLPLLAMAQAQKEVTHNEALTLLDALVHAVIEAGPQADPPATPVEGCCWLVGPDATAAWAGKEDAVAIWTSGGWRFVLPRAAMQVSRLADGASLRFDGESWIEPPSIAGAAGGSTIDSEARSVLAALILLLEAHGLLISG comes from the coding sequence ATGCCCGCAACCCCTCGCTTTTCCTTGCCCCTGCTGGCGATGGCGCAGGCGCAAAAGGAAGTTACTCACAATGAGGCGCTGACCTTGCTCGACGCGCTGGTCCATGCGGTGATCGAAGCCGGGCCGCAGGCCGACCCGCCGGCTACGCCGGTCGAGGGTTGCTGCTGGCTGGTCGGACCGGACGCTACGGCCGCGTGGGCGGGGAAGGAGGATGCGGTCGCGATCTGGACGTCGGGCGGCTGGCGATTCGTGCTGCCCCGCGCGGCGATGCAGGTGTCGCGTCTTGCCGATGGAGCATCGCTGCGGTTCGACGGCGAAAGCTGGATCGAGCCGCCGTCGATCGCGGGCGCGGCGGGCGGGTCGACAATCGACTCAGAAGCCCGTAGCGTGCTCGCCGCACTGATTCTGCTGCTTGAGGCGCATGGTCTTCTGATTTCAGGCTGA
- a CDS encoding tail fiber domain-containing protein: MRELCQEGGTGPLTPTGAVPGHRRFAGNVPIDTPFHYAIAGVVHEGQWEAGLGRIDTSGRLVRDTVAASSNGGALVDFAPGLKTLALTVGAGWFAATDAAGAALGVSVAAKQPLSTGHDAVASGLADDLVTVRRSGGWVNLPLAALTYKNAVGAYVVGGVLSCSSGTAAAPAISFGSSPATGLFRAGTDILGVATGGVERVRVAANGDFGIGSTAAANTRLLVRSSDSDAMQVIARFQTTNVAGNDSHYLTIAADPTANLVQLASTGTSAGGFTFVAGSTERLRLLAAGTLQPGADNGQTLGSASFRWSVVYAGTGTINTSDMRDKTWRGGATAAELHAARRIAAELGFFQWNDAIAEKGAAGARHHFGLRAQAVWAIMADEGLVDPIGADGRPGATPYAFLCWDEWDADGGTQMRFGIRPDQLALFLIAGQEARIAALEAAA, encoded by the coding sequence GTGCGCGAGCTGTGCCAGGAGGGCGGGACCGGGCCGCTGACGCCGACCGGCGCGGTGCCCGGGCATCGCCGCTTTGCCGGCAACGTACCGATCGACACGCCGTTTCACTATGCCATCGCGGGGGTCGTCCACGAAGGCCAGTGGGAGGCCGGGCTCGGCCGGATCGACACGAGCGGTCGGCTGGTCCGCGATACGGTCGCGGCGTCGTCGAACGGCGGCGCGCTCGTCGACTTTGCGCCCGGGCTGAAAACGCTGGCGCTGACCGTCGGGGCGGGGTGGTTCGCCGCGACCGATGCGGCAGGCGCGGCGCTCGGCGTATCGGTCGCCGCTAAACAGCCGCTGTCGACGGGGCACGATGCCGTTGCGTCCGGACTGGCGGACGATCTGGTGACGGTGCGGCGGAGCGGCGGCTGGGTCAATCTTCCGCTCGCCGCGCTGACATATAAAAATGCCGTCGGGGCCTATGTCGTCGGTGGGGTGCTCTCCTGTTCCAGCGGCACGGCGGCAGCGCCCGCGATCAGTTTCGGGTCGAGCCCGGCGACCGGCCTGTTCCGCGCGGGCACCGACATATTGGGGGTGGCGACCGGCGGGGTCGAGCGCGTCCGGGTCGCCGCGAACGGCGATTTCGGCATCGGATCGACCGCCGCGGCCAACACGCGTCTGCTGGTGCGTTCATCGGATTCAGATGCGATGCAGGTGATCGCGCGGTTCCAGACGACGAACGTCGCCGGCAATGATTCCCATTATTTGACGATTGCCGCCGACCCGACGGCCAATCTGGTCCAGCTCGCATCGACCGGCACGAGTGCGGGCGGTTTTACGTTTGTGGCGGGATCGACCGAGCGCTTGCGGCTGCTGGCGGCGGGTACATTGCAACCGGGCGCCGACAACGGCCAGACGCTGGGGTCGGCATCGTTCCGCTGGTCGGTCGTTTATGCCGGGACGGGGACGATCAACACATCGGATATGCGCGACAAGACATGGCGCGGCGGCGCTACCGCGGCCGAATTGCACGCGGCGCGGCGGATCGCGGCCGAACTGGGGTTCTTCCAGTGGAACGACGCGATTGCCGAGAAGGGGGCGGCCGGTGCGCGCCATCATTTCGGACTGCGCGCGCAGGCGGTCTGGGCGATCATGGCCGACGAAGGACTGGTCGATCCGATCGGCGCCGACGGCCGGCCGGGCGCGACCCCCTATGCCTTTCTTTGCTGGGACGAATGGGATGCGGATGGCGGGACGCAGATGCGCTTCGGCATCCGCCCCGACCAGCTCGCGCTGTTCCTGATCGCCGGGCAGGAGGCGCGGATCGCGGCGCTGGAGGCAGCGGCGTGA
- a CDS encoding head-tail connector protein yields MTTSLVPGEAPVSLDEARGWLRLGASTDDAVVAGLIRAAANICESFVGQWLVIREAEEVIAVAGGKIRLSVRPVVAVEAVTLLLAAGGESEVAEAGRSLSLSPDGTGWLSIAGTRDGDRVRVRYRAGMAADVNAVPEAIRHGILRMMQHLHAARDGETGAPPAMIAALWQPWRRVGLGSGR; encoded by the coding sequence ATGACGACGAGCCTGGTACCGGGCGAGGCCCCGGTGAGCCTCGACGAAGCACGCGGCTGGCTGCGGCTGGGCGCGAGCACCGACGATGCGGTGGTCGCGGGACTGATCCGCGCCGCAGCGAACATCTGCGAAAGCTTTGTCGGCCAGTGGCTGGTGATCCGCGAAGCCGAGGAGGTCATCGCCGTCGCCGGCGGCAAGATCCGCCTGTCGGTGCGGCCGGTGGTCGCGGTCGAGGCCGTGACCTTGCTCCTCGCGGCGGGCGGCGAAAGCGAGGTCGCCGAAGCGGGCCGGAGCCTCAGCCTGTCACCCGATGGGACCGGCTGGCTGTCGATCGCGGGGACGCGCGACGGCGACCGGGTGCGTGTCCGTTATCGCGCGGGTATGGCGGCCGACGTCAACGCCGTTCCCGAGGCGATCCGCCATGGCATATTGCGCATGATGCAGCATCTCCACGCGGCGCGCGACGGCGAAACCGGCGCGCCGCCGGCGATGATCGCGGCGCTGTGGCAGCCGTGGCGGCGGGTCGGGCTGGGGAGCGGCCGATGA
- a CDS encoding phage major capsid protein, whose protein sequence is MDDMEVKADALEGAFDAVLAAEAVDDLKASVAALKAQVDAQAVAASRLPLDGAKAADPARDAFVERYLRRGIDAGVEMKSLSGASGGEGGYAVPREIDGSIAATLKALSPIRSIATVVQTGTSGYRKLVATGSMGAGWVGETAARPETATRSFAEIAPPSGELYANPAASQAMLDDAMFDVEDWLADELGREFAVAEGSAFVNGNGTNRPKGFLTYTATNEIDSVRAFGSLQYLATGTAGAFPASNPQDKLVELVHSLKAPYRQGACWVMNSDTLSRIRKFKTSDGAFVWQPGMVEGQAATLLGYPVVEAEDMPDVGANSLSVAFGNFAAGYLIADRGETRILRDPFSNKPFVHFYATKRVGGAIIDSQAIKLLKFAAS, encoded by the coding sequence ATGGACGATATGGAAGTGAAGGCAGACGCGCTCGAGGGGGCGTTCGATGCGGTGCTGGCGGCCGAGGCGGTCGATGATCTGAAAGCGTCGGTCGCGGCGCTGAAAGCACAGGTCGATGCCCAGGCGGTGGCGGCGTCGCGGTTGCCGCTCGACGGCGCCAAGGCGGCCGATCCGGCGCGTGACGCGTTCGTCGAGCGCTATCTACGCCGCGGTATCGATGCGGGCGTCGAGATGAAAAGCCTGTCGGGGGCGAGCGGCGGCGAGGGCGGCTATGCGGTGCCGCGCGAGATCGACGGCTCGATCGCCGCGACGCTGAAGGCGCTGTCGCCGATCCGGTCGATCGCGACGGTCGTGCAGACGGGGACGAGCGGCTATCGCAAGCTGGTCGCGACGGGATCGATGGGCGCCGGCTGGGTCGGCGAGACCGCGGCGCGGCCCGAGACCGCGACGCGCAGCTTTGCCGAGATCGCGCCGCCGTCGGGCGAGCTTTACGCCAATCCGGCGGCGAGCCAGGCAATGCTCGACGATGCGATGTTCGACGTCGAGGACTGGCTGGCCGACGAGCTCGGCCGCGAGTTCGCGGTGGCCGAGGGTAGCGCGTTCGTGAACGGCAACGGCACGAACCGGCCGAAGGGCTTCCTGACCTATACGGCGACGAACGAGATCGACAGCGTGCGCGCTTTCGGGTCGCTGCAGTATCTCGCGACGGGGACGGCGGGCGCCTTTCCGGCATCGAACCCGCAGGACAAGCTCGTCGAGCTGGTCCATTCGCTGAAGGCGCCGTACCGGCAAGGGGCGTGCTGGGTGATGAATTCGGACACGCTGTCGCGTATCCGCAAGTTCAAGACCAGCGACGGCGCTTTCGTGTGGCAGCCGGGGATGGTCGAGGGGCAGGCGGCGACGCTGCTCGGCTATCCGGTGGTCGAGGCCGAGGACATGCCCGATGTCGGTGCGAACAGCCTGTCGGTCGCCTTCGGCAACTTCGCCGCCGGATATCTGATCGCCGACCGCGGCGAGACGCGCATCCTGCGCGACCCATTCAGCAACAAGCCTTTTGTGCATTTCTATGCAACCAAAAGGGTGGGCGGTGCGATCATCGATTCGCAGGCCATCAAATTGCTGAAGTTCGCCGCCAGCTAA